One window of Sphingomonas sp. KC8 genomic DNA carries:
- a CDS encoding SDR family NAD(P)-dependent oxidoreductase: protein MFAKRTALVTGAASGIGLATARLLAEQGASRLILCDRDRAGLASAAGGLAGPELELVPGDVADEAYWDHLGPALAGIDHAVINAGVAGSGAITTLDYAEWRRILAVNLDGAFLSLRAAMRAMEARQSGGSIVLTASAAGLKAEPGIAAYAASKAGVLQLARVAAKEGAANRIRVNTIAPGGVETPIWRETAFFNDLVAAKGSEAAAFAAMAGIATPLGRYATADEIAGQIAFLLSDACATVTGTTFVSDGGYML, encoded by the coding sequence ATGTTCGCCAAACGCACCGCCCTTGTCACCGGCGCCGCCTCGGGCATTGGCCTCGCCACCGCCCGGCTGCTCGCCGAACAGGGCGCATCGCGGCTGATCCTGTGCGATCGGGATCGCGCGGGCCTTGCCAGCGCGGCTGGCGGCCTTGCCGGCCCCGAACTCGAACTCGTCCCCGGCGATGTCGCCGACGAAGCCTATTGGGATCATCTTGGCCCCGCGCTTGCCGGGATCGATCATGCCGTCATCAATGCCGGGGTCGCCGGGTCCGGCGCGATCACCACGCTGGATTATGCCGAATGGCGCCGCATCCTCGCCGTCAATCTCGATGGGGCGTTCCTGTCCTTGCGCGCCGCGATGCGGGCGATGGAGGCACGCCAATCTGGCGGCTCGATCGTCCTCACGGCCTCGGCCGCTGGGTTAAAGGCCGAACCCGGCATCGCCGCTTATGCCGCGTCCAAGGCCGGCGTCCTCCAACTGGCCCGCGTCGCCGCCAAGGAAGGGGCTGCCAACCGCATCCGGGTCAACACGATCGCGCCCGGCGGCGTCGAAACCCCGATCTGGCGCGAAACCGCCTTCTTCAACGATCTCGTCGCAGCGAAAGGCAGCGAAGCCGCCGCCTTCGCCGCCATGGCCGGCATCGCCACCCCGCTTGGCCGCTACGCCACGGCGGACGAAATCGCCGGCCAGATCGCGTTCCTGCTGTCCGATGCCTGCGCCACGGTGACAGGTACCACCTTCGTCAGCGATGGCGGGTATATGTTGTGA